Within the Paracoccus everestensis genome, the region GGACGGTTGCGATAAGACTTGCGTAACCCCCGGACCCGCAGCCCGTCGCCCGTTCGCCCCGCCGCACCCCGCATCAGTTGCCGCCTGGTTGCAGGACGGACCGCACCCGGCCCTGGACCTGCGCCGTGCCCGATTCCAGGTTCACCTGCATGGTGTTGCCGGTCAGCACGTTCTGCCCCTGGGTCAGCACCACATCGCCGGTCAGCGTGACATTGCCCGATTCCACGTCATAGGTCGCGGCCTGGGCCTCGGCCGCGTCTTGGCCCGACACCAGCGTCACGTTGCCCTTGGCATCCAGCGACCGGATGCGGCTTTGCCCGCCCTCGGCATAGATCACGGTCACGCTGTCGGCGGATAGGCGCATCTCTCCCTGCCCGATCACGACATTGCCGGTGAATACCGCACTGCCGTCGGCCTGGTTGACCGACAGGTTGTCCGCCGCAACCTCGACCGGGGCAGAGATGTCGGCGCGGATGCCCCCAAAGGCGACATTCTGCGCCGCCGCGGGGGCGGCCGCAAGGATCAGGGCTGTCAGCAGGGGGCGCAGCATGGCTTGTCCTTCTGGTGGGTCAGGGCCGGTATATCAGACGGACATCGCCCGAGAAATTCAAGATCGAAGCGTCCTGACCTTCGCCCGGCGCAAGATCCATCCGCTGGGCGGTCAAGGTGCCAAAGGGGGCCTGCGCCTGCACGCCATCCCGCGCGGCAATGCGGGACCGGTCGGTCGCGGCCTCGACACTGTCCGCATCCAGCGTCCACCCCGAGGATGTCGTCATCCGCACCCCGCCGTCCAGCCGGATCGCACCATCCGACAGCCCGGCCCGGGGCGCGGTCAGGTCGGCGCGCAAGCCGTCGGGCCGGTGCCAGTCCAGCCGCAGGTCGCGGGCGCTGCCGCCGCCGTCAGAGGGCGCGGCCTCGGTCGCGCGCAGGGTCAGTTGGGCGCCGTCCGGTGTCACGCCCGCATATTCCGGGGCCACCAGGCGCGGGTCGCGGGCCATCGCCTCGGCATCCACATCGGCATAGGGGATCTGCGATTCGCCGTCGCTCCCGCGCGAAAACAGAAACAGCGTGGACAGCATCGCCAAGGCCAGCAACGGCAGCAGCACGCGCAGCCAGCGGACGGTGCGTGTCCGGTTCATGGGTCAAACGATCCCGGCGCGAAGGCAGTCGTGGATATGCAGGATCCCTTGCGGCATCCCGTCCGCCACCGCGAACAGGCAGGTGATCTTGCGGTCCTGCATCTGCGCCAGGGCGGATTCGGCCAGGGCGTCGGGCGCGATCACGCGTGGGTTCGGGGTCATGACTTCGGACGCGCGGTGGTCCAGCAGTCCCTGCATATGACGACGCAAATCGCCGTCGGTGATGATGCCGGCCAGATGCCCCGCCCCATCGGTGACGCCGGTCACGCCGTATCCCTTCTGGCTGATCACCAGCAGCGCGTCCGACATTGGCGCATCGGCGGGAACCAGGGGCATATCGCGGTGCATCAGGTCGCCCACCTTGGCAAGCCGGGCGCCCAGCTTGCCGCCGGGGTGGAAGGTGCGGAAATGTTCGGGCGTGAATTGCCTGTGTTCCATCAGGGCAACCGCTAGGGCATCGCCAAGCGCCAAGGTCATGGTGGTCGAGGTGGTAGGCACGATGCCGCTGCCGCACGCCTCGGGCGCGGCGGGCAGCACCAGGGCCACGTCCGCCTGCCGCAGCAGCGTCGATTCGGCGCGCGAGGCGACGCCGATCAGCGGAATCTTGAACCGGCGGGTATGGGCGATCAGGTCGGCCAGTTCCGGTGTCTCGCCGCTGTTGGACAGAACCAGGGCCACATCGGCCCGCGTGACCATGCCCAGGTCGCCATGGCTTGCCTCGGCCGGATGAACGAATTGCGCGGGCGTTCCGGTAGAGGCAAACGTCGCCGCGATCTTGCGCCCGACATGACCCGACTTGCCCATGCCGGACACGATGACGCGGCCCTGCGCGCCCAGGATCAGATCGACGGCGCGGGCGAAATCGCCGTTAAGCCCCTCGGCCAGGACGGCCAGTCCCTGCGCCTCGGTCAGGATCACCCGCCGCGCCGTGTCCAGATAATCCGTCAACCTGCCTGCTTTCATCTTGGTGCAAATATCCTCGGGCACTCCGGGGTCGAAGCGCCCCGGCCTTGCCGCACTTAATGCCGGAAGATGTCGTTTTCATCCCCCCAGCCCAACAGATCCAGATGGGCGCGGGCGGGCAGGAAATCGAAGCAGGCCTGCGCCAGGCCCATGCGGTTTTCCCGCCGCAGCCGTTCTTCCAACGCTTCCTTCAGCTTGTGCAGGTGCAAGACATCCGATGCGGCATATTCCAGTTGCGCGTCCGTCAGGTCGGGGGCGCCCCAGTCGCTGGTCTGCTGCTGCTTGCTGACATCGACATTCACCAATTCGCTGAGCAAGTATTTCAGCCCGTGCCGGTCGGTAAAGGTCCGCACCAGCTTTGAGGCGATCTTGGTGCACCAGACCGGCGCGGTCACCACGCCAAAGGCGTTTTCCAAGGCGGCAATGTCGAAACGCCCGAAATGGAACAGCTTCAGGACCTTCGGATCGGTCAGCATCCGGCACAGGTTCGGCGCCTCGGTCTGACCGCGTTCGATCTGGACCAGATGCGCATCGCCGTCGCCCAGGGAAAGCTGCACCAGGCACAGCCGGTCGCGCCGGGGATCCAGGCCCATGGCTTCCGTGTCGATGGCGACGACCGGGCCAAGGGTCAGGTCGTCGGGAAGATCGTTCGGGTAAAGATGTATGCTCATCGCGTCGTCCATCCGGGGCCAGGCTGTGATGGCGCCTCTCTCACCAGAAAGCGGCGCGGCATTCCAGTCTTATTCGCCCGGATGGGCGATGAACCGGCAAGGCAGCCGGGGACGCCGCCCCCGGCCACCCTTTCATCAGGATGACTGGGCCGCCTGCACGGCCTTCATGCAGGCATCCTCGTCGCCCGCTGCAAGCGCGTCGCGTGCGGCCTGGATATGCGCGTCACGGGTCGAGGCATCACCAGCGGCGCCGGTCGCCTGTTCGGCGGCAGTGGGCTGGCCTTCCTGCTGTGCCTGGGCGTCGGCGCCCGACATGGCAACACCGGCCTGCTGACCGGAGGCGTCTTCCAGCGGCACATGGGATCCGTCCTTGGCGATCCCCTCGCTGCCCGACGCTGCGGCAGTGTCCGTTGAGGCAGTGCCTGTCGCAGAGGTGCCCGTCGCAGCAGTATCAGTCGCGGCGGTGCCCGAAGCAGCGGTGTCCGTCGCCATTGTGCCTGTTGCGGCAGTATCCGTCGCGGCGGTGCCGCTGGCCGGGGTGTCCGTCGGTGCTGCGCTGTTCATGCCCGCTGCTTCCGCCGTGTCTGCGGCATCGGCGGCTGCACCATCCGTTCCTGCAGCCGCATCGGACGCGCCTTCCAGCGGCGCAAGCGATCCATCCTTGGCGATCCCTTCGGATGCCGATGCGCCTTCGGTCAGGCTTGCCAGCTCGGCGGCGCAATCGGCCTGTGCGGCAACGGTCGTCATCGCCAGCAAGGCAGCGCCGACAACCCCTGTGTAAATGGGCTTCATCTGTTTCTCCCGGATTGTATGACACGCCTTCCCCTGCGGCGCTTGGCTTGAAACGCGCGCGCCCCGGCAATGTTCCCGGCCGGGTCCGGCAGTTAACTTAAGTCAGGTCGCCCAAGGCCTGCCATGCGGCCATGAAATCCTGCGCCCGCCGGCCGGTGGCCGCCGCATCCTGACCTGGCTTGTAAAGCGCCGATCCCAGTCCAAACCCGTTCGCCCCCGCCCGGACATAGCCCGCCATGGTTGACGGGTCGATGCCGCCCACCGGCAACAGCCGGGTTTCGCGCGGCAGCACCGCGCGCATGGCCCGGACAGCGGCAGGGGGAATCATTTCCGCCGGGAACAGCTTGAGCGCGGCCGCTCCTGCTTCGAGGGCGGCAAAGGCTTCGCTGACGGTGCCGACACCGGGGCAATAGGCCAGGGACAGGCGCCGCGCCTCGGCCGCGACACGAGGGTCGAAGTTCGGGGCGATGATGATCCGCCCGCCCGCATCGGCGACCCGGCCCACCTGATCCTGGGTCAGCACCGTGCCCGCGCCGACGATCGCATCCGGGGCCACCGTGACCATGCGTCTGATGCTGTCCAGAGGGTCGGGCGAATTCAGCGGCACCTCAAGGATCGTGAAACCCGCGCCGGTCAGGGCGGCGGCGGTATCCGCGGCGTCGGCAGGCTTCAGCCCGCGCAGGATCGCGATCAGCGGGTTCGCGGCAAAGGCGGTGTCAAGGTCGGTCATGTCAGTCCCCCCA harbors:
- the lptA gene encoding lipopolysaccharide transport periplasmic protein LptA, translated to MLRPLLTALILAAAPAAAQNVAFGGIRADISAPVEVAADNLSVNQADGSAVFTGNVVIGQGEMRLSADSVTVIYAEGGQSRIRSLDAKGNVTLVSGQDAAEAQAATYDVESGNVTLTGDVVLTQGQNVLTGNTMQVNLESGTAQVQGRVRSVLQPGGN
- a CDS encoding KpsF/GutQ family sugar-phosphate isomerase; the protein is MKAGRLTDYLDTARRVILTEAQGLAVLAEGLNGDFARAVDLILGAQGRVIVSGMGKSGHVGRKIAATFASTGTPAQFVHPAEASHGDLGMVTRADVALVLSNSGETPELADLIAHTRRFKIPLIGVASRAESTLLRQADVALVLPAAPEACGSGIVPTTSTTMTLALGDALAVALMEHRQFTPEHFRTFHPGGKLGARLAKVGDLMHRDMPLVPADAPMSDALLVISQKGYGVTGVTDGAGHLAGIITDGDLRRHMQGLLDHRASEVMTPNPRVIAPDALAESALAQMQDRKITCLFAVADGMPQGILHIHDCLRAGIV
- a CDS encoding 2-dehydro-3-deoxy-6-phosphogalactonate aldolase, translating into MTDLDTAFAANPLIAILRGLKPADAADTAAALTGAGFTILEVPLNSPDPLDSIRRMVTVAPDAIVGAGTVLTQDQVGRVADAGGRIIIAPNFDPRVAAEARRLSLAYCPGVGTVSEAFAALEAGAAALKLFPAEMIPPAAVRAMRAVLPRETRLLPVGGIDPSTMAGYVRAGANGFGLGSALYKPGQDAAATGRRAQDFMAAWQALGDLT
- a CDS encoding ribonuclease D; amino-acid sequence: MSIHLYPNDLPDDLTLGPVVAIDTEAMGLDPRRDRLCLVQLSLGDGDAHLVQIERGQTEAPNLCRMLTDPKVLKLFHFGRFDIAALENAFGVVTAPVWCTKIASKLVRTFTDRHGLKYLLSELVNVDVSKQQQTSDWGAPDLTDAQLEYAASDVLHLHKLKEALEERLRRENRMGLAQACFDFLPARAHLDLLGWGDENDIFRH